From the Misgurnus anguillicaudatus chromosome 17, ASM2758022v2, whole genome shotgun sequence genome, one window contains:
- the vtcn1 gene encoding V-set domain-containing T-cell activation inhibitor 1 isoform X2 translates to MASFGQIIFGTMVVLIIVFAGLIILILTLGFSVPQGTVETGSPSIVGNLGQDEVIDCTFNTKSNSGLTEDVSISWLKDGLSGVVYEYKNKAAQLQMQNTQFKERAQLFPDVISTGNASLLLRSVKLEDDGVYRCSVSAGKLSGTTSINLRVAAFTAPTFIQQTNTLLTAEAQRWFPQPEVTWLSQSGELLNSSSQFSNNSAGITQVVSVLEFPVKVDETYTCLIQNSLVKAVSEATVTGNEVTGKTYFIFNAASTILSSQPLFIVILHFFLK, encoded by the exons ATGGCTTCATTTGGACAAATAATTTTTGGGAC AATGGTTGTTCTCATCATTGTATTCGCTGGTCTCATCATTTTAATTTTGACTCTTGGATTTTCAG tCCCACAAGGTACAGTTGAGACCGGCAGCCCCTCTATTGTGGGAAATCTTGGACAGGACGAGGTCATTGATTGTACGTTTAATACCAAGAGCAACAGTGGGTTGACTGAAGATGTATCAATCTCTTGGTTAAAAGATGGTCTTAGTGGGGTGGTATATGAATATAAGAATAAAGCAGCCCAACTTCAAATGCAGAATACACAGTTTAAAGAAAGAGCACAACTGTTCCCAGATGTTATTTCTACAGGCAATGCTTCTCTACTCCTGAGAAGTGTGAAATTGGAAGATGATGGTGTGTATCGCTGTAGTGTCAGTGCGGGAAAACTCTCAGGGACTACAAGCATTAATCTTAGAGTGGCTG cttttacAGCCCCCACCTTTATCCAACAGACAAATACTTTGCTAACTGCGGAGGCCCAGAGATGGTTTCCCCAACCGGAGGTTACCTGGTTAAGTCAGAGTGGAGAACTTTTAAACAGCAGCAGCCAATTCAGCAACAATTCGGCTGGAATCACACAAGTTGTCAGTGTCCTGGAGTTCCCGGTAAAAGTCGATGAAACTTACACCTGCCTTATACAAAACAGCCTTGTGAAAGCTGTCTCAGAGGCAACTGTAACAG GCAATGAAGTGACGGGAAAGACATACTTCATTTTTAATGCTGCATCAACAATATTATCCTCACAACCCTTGTTTATAGTTATACTTCATTTCTTTCTCAAGTAG